A single genomic interval of Aegicerativicinus sediminis harbors:
- a CDS encoding YqaE/Pmp3 family membrane protein, with protein sequence MSLLTIILSLVLPPLAVFLKKGFNSDFIINLLLTLLFWVPGVIHALWVNSKV encoded by the coding sequence ATGTCACTTCTCACAATTATACTGAGTTTAGTATTGCCTCCGTTAGCCGTTTTTCTAAAAAAAGGTTTTAATAGCGATTTTATTATCAATTTGTTATTGACACTTCTTTTTTGGGTGCCGGGCGTAATCCATGCGCTTTGGGTAAATAGTAAGGTTTAG
- a CDS encoding glycerate kinase type-2 family protein, translating into MNLRKDALSIFNAAIKAVHPSELLKDILNRGSDHLLIDGVAYPFDSFENLYVIGAGKAGSAMAVSVEKNLEDLIKEGLVITKHGHLLKTEHIAILEAGHPIPDEHGIESTNKTLELLKKVEQNDLVLCLISGGASAIWCDLPETLNLHDYQTTIKKLLNSGADISEMNTVRKHLSTLKGGQLLKQTNGAKVISLIISDVPGDDPCIIASGPTQFDESTFSDALNILKKYDLLNEIPESIKTHLENGKSGRIEETLKPNSPFLKDCRNIILGTNHKALEAAKIKAQELGYNTQINERLVIGSTEIEAVKLCRNLFEMKLHRPSCILQGGETTIKVTGNGKGGRNQHFILTALEYLDSQQHSYPPFCLVSGGTDGTDGSTDASGGIIDHRSLKKVGRSNMDLKLFKANFDSYHYLKEMDSLLLTGPTQTNVMDIMIGLVDNEF; encoded by the coding sequence ATGAATTTAAGGAAAGATGCTCTTAGCATTTTTAATGCGGCAATAAAAGCGGTACACCCTAGCGAATTGTTGAAAGACATTTTGAACAGGGGTTCGGATCATTTACTTATTGATGGTGTAGCTTATCCTTTCGATTCTTTTGAAAATCTTTATGTCATTGGAGCCGGAAAAGCCGGGTCGGCAATGGCAGTTTCCGTAGAGAAAAATTTAGAAGATTTAATTAAAGAAGGTTTGGTTATTACCAAACACGGCCATCTATTAAAAACTGAGCATATTGCAATCCTAGAGGCTGGGCATCCCATACCAGACGAGCATGGGATAGAATCAACCAACAAAACACTTGAATTATTAAAAAAGGTTGAGCAAAATGATTTGGTTTTATGTTTAATCAGTGGAGGAGCTTCAGCCATTTGGTGCGATCTGCCTGAAACATTAAATCTCCATGACTACCAAACGACTATAAAAAAACTTCTAAATAGTGGCGCTGACATTTCAGAAATGAATACAGTTCGAAAACATCTTTCAACACTAAAAGGTGGCCAATTATTAAAGCAAACCAATGGAGCTAAGGTAATTTCATTGATCATTTCGGATGTCCCCGGAGATGACCCATGCATTATTGCCAGTGGTCCCACTCAATTTGACGAAAGCACATTTTCGGATGCTTTAAACATTTTAAAAAAGTACGACTTACTCAATGAAATACCAGAGTCAATTAAAACACATCTGGAAAATGGCAAATCTGGGCGAATCGAAGAAACTTTAAAACCAAATTCTCCATTTTTAAAGGATTGTCGGAATATTATCTTGGGGACGAACCACAAGGCTTTGGAAGCCGCCAAAATTAAAGCCCAAGAATTGGGATATAACACTCAAATTAACGAACGTTTGGTAATTGGCTCAACAGAGATCGAAGCAGTAAAATTATGCCGAAACCTATTTGAAATGAAACTTCATCGACCAAGCTGTATACTTCAAGGAGGGGAGACAACCATTAAAGTTACCGGCAATGGTAAGGGTGGAAGAAATCAACATTTCATATTAACTGCCTTGGAATATTTAGATTCTCAACAGCACTCTTATCCACCATTCTGCTTAGTAAGTGGCGGAACGGATGGGACAGATGGCAGTACCGATGCTTCGGGAGGAATAATAGACCATAGGAGTTTAAAAAAAGTAGGACGATCAAACATGGATTTGAAATTATTTAAAGCCAATTTCGATTCTTATCATTATTTAAAGGAAATGGATAGCCTTTTGCTAACTGGGCCAACCCAAACCAATGTTATGGATATAATGATCGGTTTGGTAGACAATGAATTTTAA
- a CDS encoding acyl-CoA dehydrogenase family protein produces MKLFNKIKQVIQLMKSVDFAELNRISEKIDISQIMKTVGELDERQLDGLLKMLKSNGKKGQHKLPPIDGDFYDLDLKLTLEQRQIQMKVRNFMENEVEPIANDYWKRAAFPHELIPKLAELNIAGIAYKGYGCPDYPFIMEGIIAEEMARVDVSISTFFGVHSGLAMGSIYLCGSEEQKQEWLPKMQQMKVVGAFGLTEPNVGSAVSGGMETTCRLEGDVWVLNGQKKWIGNATFADVVIIWARDILSNKVKGFLVRKGNPGFKAEKMEDKMALRTTQNALITLTDCKVPESDRLQNANSFRDTAKVLRMTRAGVAWQAVGCARGAYESALKYTKKREQFGKPIASYQLIQNHLVEMLSNLTAMKTMVFRLSELQDQGLLTDEHASLAKVFCSLRTRDVVSKAREVMGGNGILLEYDVARFVADAEAIYSYEGTKEINTLIVGRAITGYSAFV; encoded by the coding sequence ATGAAATTATTCAATAAAATAAAACAGGTTATTCAATTAATGAAAAGTGTCGATTTTGCTGAACTCAATCGGATTTCTGAGAAAATTGATATTTCCCAAATTATGAAAACCGTGGGAGAGCTTGATGAACGACAACTTGATGGCCTTTTAAAAATGTTGAAAAGCAATGGTAAAAAGGGTCAACACAAACTCCCTCCAATAGATGGGGATTTTTATGATCTCGATTTAAAGTTAACCTTAGAGCAGAGACAAATTCAAATGAAAGTTCGAAACTTTATGGAAAACGAGGTTGAGCCTATTGCCAACGACTACTGGAAACGTGCTGCATTCCCCCATGAATTAATACCCAAATTAGCTGAATTGAATATAGCTGGAATCGCGTATAAAGGTTACGGGTGTCCTGATTATCCATTTATTATGGAGGGAATAATTGCCGAAGAAATGGCAAGGGTGGATGTTTCAATTTCAACCTTTTTTGGTGTTCATAGCGGATTAGCAATGGGTTCTATCTACCTCTGTGGAAGTGAAGAACAGAAGCAAGAATGGTTACCCAAGATGCAGCAAATGAAGGTGGTAGGGGCATTTGGTTTAACAGAGCCAAATGTTGGAAGCGCAGTTTCTGGAGGCATGGAGACTACCTGTCGTTTAGAAGGAGACGTATGGGTTTTAAACGGACAAAAAAAATGGATAGGTAATGCAACATTTGCTGATGTTGTAATTATTTGGGCAAGAGATATTTTATCTAATAAGGTGAAAGGATTTTTAGTAAGAAAGGGAAATCCAGGGTTTAAGGCTGAGAAAATGGAAGATAAAATGGCCTTAAGAACTACCCAGAACGCATTGATAACCTTGACCGATTGTAAAGTACCTGAAAGCGACCGATTACAAAATGCTAATTCTTTTAGAGACACTGCGAAAGTTTTACGAATGACTAGGGCAGGTGTGGCTTGGCAGGCTGTAGGTTGTGCGCGAGGTGCTTATGAAAGTGCTTTAAAATATACTAAGAAGCGTGAGCAATTCGGTAAACCAATTGCATCTTACCAACTAATCCAAAATCATTTGGTAGAGATGTTATCTAACCTAACGGCTATGAAAACTATGGTTTTCCGCCTATCTGAATTACAAGACCAAGGTTTGTTGACAGATGAACATGCCTCATTGGCTAAAGTATTTTGTTCTTTGAGGACCAGGGATGTGGTTAGTAAGGCCAGAGAAGTTATGGGAGGTAATGGTATACTGTTAGAGTATGACGTTGCTCGTTTCGTTGCTGACGCAGAAGCTATTTATTCATATGAAGGTACTAAGGAGATAAATACCTTAATTGTGGGTCGGGCAATAACAGGATACTCAGCCTTTGTTTAA
- a CDS encoding glycoside hydrolase family 43 protein: protein MRILAVLISFFSINSIIAQTVNPNPWVMDTDTTKTVTYKNPIIPGFYSDPSVCRVGEDYYLVTSSFEYFPGVPIFHSRDLVNWKQVGHVIHRKEQIPKDLNIFAATIRHHKGTFYMITTNVSTKGNFYMTAKNPEGPWSNPIWIDVAEIDPDLFFDDDGRSYVISSTFELTEIDLSTGKLIGEKRKVWNGNGGRYPEAPHIYKKDGFYYLMAAEGGTEEAHSVTISRSNSIWGPYINNPSNPIATHVNVAGMGKHIQGIGHADIVLAHDSSWWMVLHGYRSVAGYPPHHTLGRETCLVPVNWPEGGWPVVNGNGTVPLEIRHSTLPLQKLAITPTRDEFQNTSLGLKYNTIQPYDEKHIYVDPSESQLVLKGTSLKIGDKGSPTFVGQRLTDISFTSSTLMEFNPSGENEVAGMTLTNNGSHFDLVVSKSDNTRVVYVELQFGQTVYRSKEFILKPGPVNLKIEGTGPEFIFSYTQNGENFTIIEKADARFLSTETVGWFTGVYIGLYATGNGKSSKELARYNYFEYEGRQ, encoded by the coding sequence ATGAGAATACTTGCCGTATTAATTTCTTTCTTTTCAATTAATTCTATTATAGCCCAAACTGTTAACCCTAATCCATGGGTGATGGATACGGACACAACCAAAACTGTCACCTACAAAAACCCTATTATACCAGGTTTTTATTCAGATCCAAGTGTCTGTAGGGTTGGAGAGGACTATTACCTTGTTACTAGTTCGTTTGAATATTTTCCTGGCGTCCCCATATTTCATAGCCGTGACTTAGTGAATTGGAAGCAAGTCGGACATGTTATTCACCGTAAAGAACAAATCCCTAAGGACCTAAATATTTTTGCAGCTACAATTCGCCATCATAAGGGCACCTTTTACATGATTACTACCAATGTTTCAACAAAAGGTAATTTCTATATGACGGCAAAAAACCCAGAAGGCCCTTGGTCTAACCCAATTTGGATTGACGTTGCTGAAATAGACCCAGACTTATTCTTTGATGATGATGGACGGAGCTATGTTATTTCATCCACCTTTGAATTAACGGAGATTGACCTAAGCACAGGTAAATTGATTGGAGAAAAACGCAAGGTATGGAATGGAAATGGAGGCCGATACCCCGAGGCTCCCCATATTTATAAAAAAGATGGGTTTTATTACTTAATGGCTGCAGAAGGTGGTACGGAAGAAGCTCATTCCGTGACAATTTCCAGAAGTAACTCTATATGGGGACCTTATATCAACAATCCTTCTAATCCGATTGCAACACATGTAAATGTTGCGGGCATGGGAAAACACATACAAGGCATAGGGCATGCAGACATAGTACTAGCCCATGATAGCAGTTGGTGGATGGTTCTACATGGATATAGGTCGGTGGCCGGTTACCCACCCCACCACACCTTGGGAAGAGAAACCTGCTTGGTTCCTGTTAACTGGCCAGAAGGGGGATGGCCTGTTGTTAATGGCAATGGCACTGTTCCTCTGGAAATTCGCCACTCTACTCTACCACTACAAAAACTCGCCATTACACCAACAAGAGATGAATTCCAAAACACCTCTTTAGGGTTAAAATATAATACCATTCAACCATATGATGAAAAACATATATATGTAGATCCTAGCGAGAGCCAACTCGTATTGAAAGGAACCTCATTAAAAATTGGCGACAAGGGCAGTCCTACATTTGTGGGACAACGCTTGACAGATATTTCCTTTACTTCTTCCACCCTAATGGAATTTAACCCTTCCGGAGAAAATGAAGTGGCAGGAATGACCCTTACAAATAATGGCTCTCATTTCGATCTCGTGGTTTCAAAAAGTGATAATACTCGTGTTGTTTATGTGGAGTTACAATTTGGCCAAACTGTATATAGATCTAAAGAATTTATATTAAAACCTGGCCCTGTAAACTTAAAAATTGAAGGTACCGGCCCAGAATTTATTTTTTCATATACCCAAAACGGAGAGAACTTTACCATTATTGAAAAAGCAGATGCTCGATTTTTAAGTACGGAAACGGTTGG
- a CDS encoding MgtC/SapB family protein, translated as MEPSLDFSSIDTVTFIMKIGAATLSGIFIGLEREMKGKSAGLKTNTLVAVGAAIFIIISLQFENVKYVDLTRVLSQVVTGVGFLGAGAILQKKNKDKIKGLTTAATIWCCAGAGCLAAVGMYKELAILTVWVVLFNLVFGYVDTKIRPHKEA; from the coding sequence ATGGAACCCTCTCTAGACTTTAGTTCAATCGATACTGTGACCTTCATTATGAAAATTGGAGCAGCCACTTTATCTGGAATATTTATTGGATTAGAACGTGAAATGAAAGGCAAAAGTGCCGGACTTAAAACTAATACACTAGTCGCCGTAGGTGCTGCTATTTTTATAATAATCTCCCTACAATTTGAAAATGTAAAATATGTAGATCTTACGCGTGTGCTGAGCCAGGTGGTCACAGGAGTAGGATTCTTGGGAGCCGGAGCTATACTTCAAAAAAAGAATAAAGACAAAATTAAGGGTTTAACTACCGCTGCCACTATTTGGTGCTGTGCTGGCGCCGGTTGTCTTGCTGCAGTTGGCATGTACAAAGAATTAGCCATTCTTACGGTATGGGTCGTATTATTTAATCTGGTTTTTGGTTACGTTGATACAAAAATAAGGCCCCATAAAGAAGCTTGA
- a CDS encoding DUF481 domain-containing protein: protein MFKSVIVFTLFILLPRLSLGQLVNIESQRMQTDSIRFVLSADFSFSHANNDGSTVNQVDGSLTSQFKSKDLRKIYFLTANYMLIDSDNQKLQNSWFLHARFNYKITQFWRFEAFIQSQFNELLEIQQRNLIGGGIRMKLFAKKQLTAYLGNSYLYEMEKNIDEGLTYYNHRNSSYLTLIYIPKTERFSVSNTVYYQPLYENLKDYRILEQFKLNVPLSKVFKVFALFNYYFDSLTPLGKQEYSTNFNFGLGITL, encoded by the coding sequence ATGTTTAAATCGGTTATTGTATTTACGTTATTTATTCTATTACCCAGGCTATCCTTGGGTCAATTGGTAAATATCGAATCTCAACGAATGCAGACGGACTCAATAAGATTTGTGTTGAGTGCCGATTTTTCTTTTAGCCATGCCAATAATGATGGTAGCACAGTTAATCAGGTCGACGGTTCTTTAACTTCCCAGTTCAAGTCTAAAGATTTGAGAAAGATCTATTTTTTAACAGCCAACTACATGTTAATAGACTCAGATAATCAAAAGCTTCAAAACAGTTGGTTTTTGCATGCCAGGTTCAATTATAAAATCACACAGTTTTGGAGGTTTGAAGCCTTTATACAAAGTCAATTTAATGAGCTTTTGGAAATTCAACAGCGCAACCTAATTGGCGGTGGAATACGAATGAAACTCTTCGCAAAAAAGCAATTGACTGCCTATTTAGGAAATAGTTATTTGTATGAAATGGAAAAGAATATTGATGAGGGCTTAACTTATTATAACCACAGAAACAGTAGTTATCTCACCCTTATATATATTCCCAAAACAGAACGCTTTAGTGTTTCAAATACCGTGTATTATCAACCTCTTTATGAAAATCTAAAGGATTACAGGATCCTCGAGCAGTTTAAATTAAACGTTCCCCTATCAAAGGTTTTTAAAGTATTCGCCTTATTCAATTATTACTTCGACAGTTTAACACCTTTAGGAAAACAGGAATATAGCACCAATTTTAATTTTGGACTCGGAATAACTCTGTAA
- a CDS encoding fasciclin domain-containing protein translates to MKKIATLTLALFTVLAIAQHKNDLAMVNSDATTISKDPTIVGVAAGNENFSTLVTAVKAADLVATLNSDGPFTVFAPTNNAFNKLPDGTVSSLLKPDAKKTLTGILTYHVLKGEFKAVDVVAAIKKNNGKFMATTVEGGKITLSLDGDHVVITDEKGNASKVIMTDVGASNGVIHAIDTVIMPN, encoded by the coding sequence ATGAAAAAAATTGCCACACTAACTTTAGCCTTATTTACCGTATTGGCTATTGCACAACACAAAAATGATTTGGCTATGGTTAATTCTGATGCCACAACTATTTCTAAAGACCCAACAATTGTTGGTGTTGCTGCCGGAAATGAAAATTTCAGTACACTAGTAACTGCTGTAAAAGCGGCCGATCTAGTTGCAACATTGAATTCTGATGGTCCTTTCACGGTTTTCGCTCCCACTAACAATGCATTCAACAAATTACCGGATGGAACAGTATCATCCCTGTTAAAACCTGATGCAAAAAAGACCTTAACAGGAATCTTAACTTACCATGTTTTAAAGGGTGAATTTAAAGCTGTTGATGTTGTGGCTGCAATTAAAAAGAACAATGGAAAATTCATGGCTACAACCGTTGAAGGGGGAAAAATTACCTTAAGTTTAGACGGAGATCATGTGGTTATTACAGATGAAAAAGGAAATGCTTCAAAAGTGATAATGACCGATGTTGGTGCATCTAACGGTGTAATACATGCTATAGACACGGTAATTATGCCAAATTAA
- a CDS encoding helix-turn-helix domain-containing protein, with protein sequence MLVLREASVTDTLRRIAVYLEAEFYEGHGEATMVLDNANGKGTIMGYNLSPGLGCLLYNITFYKEVMYYKDESLMNPLYFLYCLEGHVYHRFDKEGNDHRMDPLHNVVIFSNNDAVNMVRFGVNEKIMGTVIFVVQEMLPQTQDINPTFMRDVLADIFEVMKDEANYRHVGKMMLAEADLVRDIITSNGEGIVGRLHLESGLLNLLSHQIGATISSKTDIAQNSPLRKQETHKILKIGNYIAKNLAGNINISNLQSEFGLSSNKLQKGFNHVFGKSVHTFISDMRMERAKMLLETTDLSISEVAYTIGLSSRSNFSKMYQRRFGHLPSDYRKLVETASACYELTYKSQGTPNLKEAEIIAFHTELSKKKKKLDITGCLVHYGNDIFQILEGPKTHVQSIMQEIKNDGRFINFEIVWEGFKTVKVFQGCQMAMLNEKEKDLSKKTIPFDRFERELRAKVKEETSTITDRFWSNIRNFLLTVDND encoded by the coding sequence ATGTTAGTATTAAGGGAAGCCAGCGTCACTGATACGTTAAGACGGATAGCCGTTTATTTAGAAGCAGAATTTTATGAAGGCCATGGAGAGGCCACAATGGTGCTGGATAATGCCAATGGCAAAGGAACCATTATGGGTTACAACCTTTCTCCTGGTTTGGGTTGTTTACTCTACAACATTACCTTCTATAAAGAGGTGATGTATTACAAGGATGAATCCTTAATGAATCCCCTTTATTTCTTATACTGCCTAGAAGGGCATGTTTACCACCGTTTTGACAAAGAAGGGAATGACCACAGAATGGATCCTCTTCACAATGTTGTCATTTTTTCCAATAATGATGCTGTTAATATGGTTCGTTTTGGGGTTAATGAAAAAATAATGGGCACAGTTATTTTCGTGGTACAGGAAATGTTACCTCAAACACAAGATATCAATCCTACATTTATGCGGGATGTGTTGGCTGACATTTTTGAGGTTATGAAAGATGAGGCCAATTATAGGCACGTTGGTAAAATGATGTTGGCAGAAGCAGATTTAGTTCGAGATATTATTACCTCAAATGGAGAGGGCATAGTCGGTCGCTTACATTTAGAATCAGGTCTTCTCAACTTATTATCCCATCAAATAGGTGCTACTATAAGTTCTAAAACGGATATCGCTCAAAATTCTCCCCTTAGAAAACAAGAGACCCATAAAATCTTGAAGATTGGTAATTATATTGCCAAAAACCTTGCTGGAAATATCAATATTTCAAATTTACAATCTGAATTTGGGTTGTCTTCCAACAAACTCCAAAAGGGATTCAATCATGTTTTTGGAAAATCTGTGCACACTTTCATTTCCGACATGCGCATGGAGCGGGCAAAAATGCTTTTGGAAACAACTGATCTTTCCATTTCGGAGGTTGCATACACAATAGGCCTAAGTAGCCGAAGTAATTTTTCTAAAATGTACCAAAGACGCTTTGGGCATTTACCAAGCGATTATAGGAAATTAGTTGAGACCGCCTCTGCTTGTTATGAGCTAACTTATAAATCACAGGGAACACCGAATCTTAAAGAGGCTGAAATAATTGCTTTTCACACAGAATTGTCCAAGAAAAAGAAGAAACTTGATATCACAGGCTGTTTGGTGCATTATGGGAATGATATATTCCAGATTTTGGAAGGTCCGAAAACCCATGTCCAATCAATAATGCAAGAGATAAAAAATGATGGTAGATTCATCAATTTCGAAATTGTCTGGGAAGGATTTAAAACGGTTAAAGTGTTTCAGGGTTGCCAAATGGCCATGTTAAACGAAAAAGAAAAAGATTTATCCAAAAAGACAATCCCTTTCGACCGTTTTGAAAGAGAATTGAGGGCAAAAGTGAAGGAGGAAACCTCTACAATTACTGATCGTTTTTGGTCTAATATTCGCAACTTCTTGTTGACGGTGGACAATGACTAA
- a CDS encoding BLUF domain-containing protein produces MFFVREATVIDTLRRLAIHLRADFIEKQGEGTLELNNENGKGNVRAYHLSPGLGCLIWNITFFKEISYYKDETLMNPLYFIYILEGGVYHRFGKEEKYVKLDPLHNYVLASREDNSNSAKFGINEKILCTSIYVVKENIEFTNSPKISFLQGVLLEIFKNIDISYNYRHIGKMMLSQADLVRDIVTNKPDEIVGRLYMESSILNLLSQQIGAHFTSNNDISYNSPIRKKETQTVLEIGNFISKNISNDVTISRLQREFGLSPNKLQSGFKHVFGKSVHSFITDTRMEHARMLLETTDLSISEIVYSIGLSSRSNFSKLFFKRFGHLPSEYKEAIESAAACYELTYMSKAKEGITVDEIKNIYDISGQRNRELDVTGCLVFYNKEFFQILEGPKSHVLEIMSKIEQDDRHTKIEIIWEGVKGIRSFNHWRMVNLDQKEDNFAKSTTPVHRLQQELKARVKEENSNITERFWSNIRNFLLIYEN; encoded by the coding sequence ATGTTTTTCGTTAGAGAGGCAACCGTTATTGATACACTTCGTCGATTAGCTATACATCTAAGGGCTGATTTTATTGAGAAACAAGGAGAAGGTACTTTAGAACTTAATAATGAGAACGGTAAAGGGAACGTCCGTGCTTACCATTTGTCTCCTGGCTTGGGTTGTTTAATATGGAATATTACCTTCTTTAAGGAAATTTCCTATTACAAAGATGAAACCCTAATGAACCCTCTTTATTTTATATATATACTCGAAGGAGGGGTATACCATCGCTTTGGCAAGGAGGAGAAGTATGTTAAATTGGATCCTCTTCATAATTATGTTCTTGCCTCTAGAGAGGATAACTCAAATAGCGCAAAATTTGGCATTAATGAAAAGATTTTATGTACGTCTATATATGTTGTGAAGGAAAATATAGAATTTACCAATTCTCCCAAGATTAGCTTTTTGCAAGGTGTGCTTTTGGAAATTTTCAAAAATATCGATATCAGTTATAACTATCGACATATTGGTAAAATGATGTTGTCCCAAGCGGATTTGGTTCGAGATATAGTAACTAACAAGCCAGATGAGATTGTAGGTCGACTTTATATGGAATCCTCCATTTTAAATTTGTTATCTCAACAGATCGGGGCCCATTTCACTTCAAATAATGATATAAGCTATAATTCTCCCATTCGTAAAAAGGAAACCCAAACGGTATTGGAAATAGGTAATTTTATTTCAAAGAATATTTCTAATGATGTAACCATTAGCAGGTTGCAAAGAGAATTTGGACTTTCGCCAAATAAATTACAAAGTGGGTTTAAACATGTATTTGGTAAGTCGGTTCATTCGTTTATAACCGACACTCGTATGGAGCATGCGCGTATGCTATTGGAAACCACTGATCTAAGTATTTCTGAAATCGTATATAGCATTGGTCTTAGCAGTAGAAGTAACTTTTCAAAATTATTTTTTAAGCGTTTTGGTCATTTGCCAAGTGAATATAAAGAAGCTATTGAAAGCGCAGCTGCATGTTACGAATTAACCTATATGTCTAAGGCAAAAGAAGGTATCACCGTTGATGAAATTAAAAATATTTATGACATATCAGGCCAGCGAAATAGGGAACTAGATGTAACGGGGTGTTTGGTATTCTATAACAAAGAATTTTTTCAGATTTTAGAAGGTCCAAAAAGTCATGTTTTGGAAATTATGTCTAAAATTGAACAGGACGATCGACATACCAAAATTGAGATCATTTGGGAAGGAGTTAAAGGTATTCGGTCTTTTAATCATTGGCGCATGGTAAATTTAGATCAGAAGGAAGATAATTTTGCAAAATCAACCACGCCAGTACATAGATTGCAGCAAGAATTAAAGGCTAGGGTTAAAGAAGAAAATTCAAACATTACCGAAAGATTTTGGTCAAACATTCGAAATTTCCTTCTTATCTACGAAAACTAA
- a CDS encoding DUF7670 domain-containing protein, which produces MKTTNIILKIIIWAARIWGGLVIAFVGSIIIGHLFSPVNEFGTLSDLNELVIFICFPIATLIGLLVAYKWEFVGGAISTIAMIILAFISFDIPSEIQFILGIYTPGILYLLYSVIKKGFKTP; this is translated from the coding sequence ATGAAAACCACGAACATCATACTTAAAATTATCATTTGGGCTGCAAGGATTTGGGGCGGACTAGTAATTGCATTTGTTGGGTCTATAATAATAGGGCACCTATTTTCTCCCGTAAATGAATTTGGCACACTTTCCGACCTTAATGAACTAGTTATTTTTATATGTTTCCCAATCGCAACACTCATTGGTTTATTAGTGGCCTATAAATGGGAGTTTGTCGGTGGGGCAATTTCAACAATTGCCATGATTATTTTAGCCTTTATCAGTTTCGATATCCCGTCTGAAATACAATTCATTTTGGGCATTTATACCCCTGGCATACTATATCTTTTATATTCGGTAATCAAAAAAGGTTTTAAAACCCCATAA
- a CDS encoding RidA family protein has translation MHKSILALTVILLCVSTLFCQTPGERLKELGIDLPEVSKPVANFVKWRKSDNLLILAGHGSPVKGKLGEDLSIEQGYEAARQSGILILATLNEACGGDLSRIKQFLKVRGVVNCTPDFTDQPKVMNGFSDLMVEVFGEKGKHARAAMGVVALPFNNAIEIEVIVELEN, from the coding sequence ATGCATAAAAGTATTTTAGCACTTACAGTCATTCTCCTTTGCGTATCTACTCTTTTTTGTCAAACCCCTGGAGAACGCTTAAAAGAATTAGGGATAGATCTTCCTGAAGTTTCCAAACCTGTTGCCAATTTTGTGAAATGGAGAAAATCAGATAATCTTTTGATTTTGGCCGGCCATGGGTCTCCCGTTAAAGGAAAACTAGGGGAAGATTTAAGCATTGAACAAGGCTATGAAGCTGCCAGACAATCTGGAATTTTAATTTTAGCCACCTTAAATGAGGCCTGCGGCGGTGATCTCTCAAGAATAAAACAGTTCTTAAAAGTTAGGGGAGTCGTTAATTGCACACCAGATTTTACCGATCAGCCAAAAGTTATGAATGGTTTTTCTGATCTCATGGTTGAAGTATTCGGAGAAAAAGGAAAACACGCTCGTGCTGCAATGGGAGTAGTTGCCCTTCCCTTTAATAATGCAATTGAGATAGAAGTAATAGTAGAATTAGAGAACTAA